In a genomic window of Magnolia sinica isolate HGM2019 chromosome 16, MsV1, whole genome shotgun sequence:
- the LOC131228612 gene encoding uncharacterized protein LOC131228612, which produces MGKRNSQRKNATLFDSDDDTLSTSSTSASDTQFAQESEEVRGGAHSLETYLDALFEKRGSTREKALSGLTDAFTSHLQLQFAENNYVTLQHQLINSSKKGSTKEAALAAHALGLLAITIGSGDRAHEIMEESIPPLSQALKSGSESLKKSSVLDCLAIVTFVGGNDCEETHRSMQMMWQSIHPKSGSNVASVSKPTPAVLAVAVSAWSFLLTTIDRWKTDSINWQETISFLSTLLDKDDRSVRIAAGEAIALIFEIGSLERFSGEDKNEIDSLGTEGNNSRGGFTYVEGLKGKILNQVRVLAVEAGGKGSAKKDLNSQRNLFRDVLTFLEIGACPETSIKIHGGDILKVSTWSQLIQLNFLKRFLGSGFLKHMQENELLHDVFDFKPKKKNPLGSEELSGNEKRAVKLQNSAINKARTQLLNKQRMLAQDRNNGHYAAATNEDA; this is translated from the exons ATGGGGAAGC GCAATAGTCAACGTAAAAATGCAACTTTGTTTGATAGTGATGATGATACTTTGAGTACTTCATCGACATCAGCATCAGACACACAATTTGCACAGGAGAGCGAAGAGGTGCGTGGTGGAGCACATTCACTGGAGACTTATTTGGATGCCTTATTTGAAAAGAG GGGATCTACACGGGAGAAGGCTTTGTCAGGACTTACTGATGCTTTTACAAGTCATTTACAGCTTCAATTTGCAGAGAACAA TTACGTTACTTTACAGCATCAACTTATAAACTCAAGCAAAAAGGGATCTACCAAAGAGGCTGCCCTAGCTGCTCATGCCCTTG GTTTGCTGGCTATTACTATTGGTTCTGGAGATAGGGCTCATGAAATAATGGAAGAGTCAATTCCACCCCTCTCGCAAGCCCTTAAATCTGGATCCGAGTCATTGAAGAAATCATCT GTATTAGACTGTTTGGCCATCGTCACATTTGTTGGTGGAAATGACTGCGAGGAGACACATAGATCTATGCAAATGATGTGGCAATCAATTCATCCAAAATCAGGTTCTAAT GTTGCATCTGTGAGCAAACCCACACCTGCTGTGCTAGCAGTGGCTGTATCTGCATGGTCTTTTCTGCTTACAACTATTGACAGATGGAAAACAGACTCTATTAATTGGCAAGA GACAATCTCCTTCCTTTCAACTCTTCTAGACAAGGATGATCGTTCTGTTCGTATTGCAGCTGGTGAAGCAATTGCTCTTATTTTCGAAATAGGAAGTCTGGAGAGATTCTCTGGAGAAGATAAGAATGAGATTGACAGCTTAGGAACTGAGGGAAATAATTCACGTGGAGGATTTACATATGTTGAAGGATTGAAGGGGAAGATCCTAAATCAAGTGAGGGTCCTAGCTGTGGAGGCAGGTGGCAAGGGATCTGCCAAGAAAGATCTCAACAGCCAGCGGAACTTGTTTCGAGATGTTCTGACATTTCTTGag ATCGGTGCTTGTCCAGAAACATCAATCAAGATTCATGGCGGCGATATACTGAAAGTTTCGACGTGGAGTCAATTGATACAG TTGAACTTTCTCAAGCGCTTTCTAGGATCTGGCTTTCTGAAGCACATGCAG GAAAATGAACTGCTCCATGATGTTTTTGATTTCAAGCCAAAGAAAAAGAATCCATTGGGAAGCGAAGAACTATCGGGCAATGAAAAG AGGGCAGTCAAGTTGCAAAATTCTGCAATCAACAAGGCAAGGACTCAGTTACTGAACAAGCAGCGTATGTTGGCCCAG GATAGAAACAATGGGCACTATGCTGCTGCCACCAATGAAGATGCTTAG